TATCTCCGTTAGTTCTGCTATTTGTTCAGCTATTCGCCCATTACCAAACAAGTATGAACCAGCAACAAAAATACTTGCTCCAGCTGATTTAGCAATCTGGGCCGTTTCGGCATCAATGCCGCCATCAACCTCAATCGGCAACTTGCCTTGCAACAATTCTTTAGCCCGATTAATTTTATCAATCATTTTGGGAATAAATTTTTGCCCACCAAAGCCTGGATAAACAGTCATTAATAAGACTTGATCAAGCTTAGCTGCAAATTTAGGCAAGACCGTTACTGGCGTATCAGGGCTAAGTACTAGACCAGCTTTGACATGATGCTGATTTAAATAAGTTAGCCACTTATCTAATTCTGCTGCAGACATTGCCTCATAATGCAGTTCAATTAAATCAGCACCAGCACTAACAAATGCTGGTACAAAAATATCTGGCTTGTCACTCATTAGATGGATTTCTGCCGTAATGTCAGGAAATGCCTGCTTAAAATCACTAACTAATTGTGGGCCAAAAGATAAATTAGGTACAAAGTGACCATCCATAATATCAATATGAACTCGACTAATTCCAGCTACAACGGCTGCTGCAATGTCACTTTTGAGGTTTAAATTATTCGCATTTAAAATCGAAGGTGCAATTAACATCTTGTCTCCTTATTTCAAATATTCGGGTATCCGGCCATTGGCAATTTCATTGCGCATCAATAAATAATCATCGTAGCGACTCTGACGAATTTTGCCCTCGTCCACAAGCTTCTTAACTGCACAACCTGGTTCTTTAAGGTGCTGGCAGCCTCGAAACTTGCAATTAACGCTCGCCTTTTTAAACTCGACAAAGTAATTGCAAAGCTCATTTAATTTGATTGGCGTAAAGTCAATCGCAGAAAATCCCGGTGTATCTGCTAAAAAGCCTTCACCTAAGCTAAATAGCTGAACCGTTCTAGTTGTGTGCTTACCGCGGTTTAAACTTGTTGAAATTGCGGCTGTTTCTTGTTGCAGATCCTTTTTTAGGTGATTAATCAAAGTCGACTTGCCAGCACCAGACTGCCCTGCTAGTGTCCAAATTTGGTCCTGCATAATTGCCTTAGGCAACTTGGCAGCTAGCTCGGTCCAATCATCATAAATCGGATAACCAACTGCAGCATAATAATCAAGTTCCCGCTTAATTTTCTGCAGCTTACCAGCATCAACAATGTCACTTTTAGATAAATAAATACTAACCGCAACTTTTTGCCATGCAAAAAAAGTTAAGAACCGGTCAAGCAGCTGCAACGAAAAGTCCGGCTCAACCGCCGACATCACCAGCAAGACATGACTTACATTGGCTAAAGCTGGCCGCCCAATCAGGTTCTTGCGCGGCATAATCGCAACCAAATAACTGGTTCCTTGTTCATCAATTTGAATTTGCACATGGTCGCCAACTGTTGGCTTTTCCTTGTTTTTACGGAAAACTCCGCGTGCTCTTGTGCGCACAACCCCAAATTGCGTTCGCACATCATAAAAACCGGCAATCAGGCCAATAACAATTCCTTCGACTTGCTTAGTCATTTATTTCACCTTTTCATTTAATATGGTTTGACCATCGCGCACAACTCGCAAACTACCGGCACCGTTTTTCAGTGAAAATGGAATTGAAAAATTGGTATCTCGTTTAATGTATAAGTCGCGGTAAATATTGCTAAGAGAATGATTATCATCGGAAACATAGATTTGCACGTGGTTACCATGACCACCCGAAGTATTTTCGGAATCATAGTTAACAGTAAAGGTTTTAATCGCAGATGAATCCTCTTTTTCTTTCGGCCCCTCTGATAAACTCACAGTCAACGTGCTACTGCGCGGCACCTGCGTACCAGCTGCTGGACTCATCGAAATAATCTTACCTTTTTTAACTTTATCAGAATACGTTGAGGTCACTTGCAAGGTCAAGCCACGCTGATGAGCATATTCTTGTGCCTCTTTTAACGTATAATTCTTTAAGTTTGCCAGCTTAATCGCATTACGTTGAAGGCCATCATCGCGGCCCTTAGATACAACTAAAGTAACCGTTGTCTGGTTAGGCTTAACCTCAACATCGGCAGCAATGCTCTGGCTAATAACGTGATCAGGTGGCACATTAGGCGAATATTGGGTATCTTTAATAACATCAAAACCCAATTTTTGCAATTTTGCCACAGCCGCATCATAGTCTTCACCAGTTACGTCGGGCACACGCACCATCCCAGCACCATCTGAAATATAGAGATCAATTGGCCGACCCTTTTTACTTTGCGAGCCAGCGGGAGGCAAAGTTTCAATTACGCGACCCTGGTCAATACTATCTGAACTCTTATGCTTAATATGACCGACTTTCAAGCCAACTTTTTCTAGCTGGGCTCGGGCACTTTTTTCGGTTAAATTAGTGACGTCGGGAATCCGAACATCTGCATGACTGCTGAGAACCAAAAACATTAATCCGACTATTGCAGCCGCAGCAATGGCAATAAATAACCACCACCATTTATTTTGCCGTAGACTAGCTAACAAACCACTCTTTTTAACTGGCTGCTGCTCTACTTCTTTGGCCTGATCTTTTTCTTGGGTTACCTCGGTCTTACGACTGAGCTTAAAGTTAGGCAGCACAATTGTCTCATCATTATTCAGACCATGATTGGGAATAAAAACCGGCTCATCGGCACGGCTACCGTCAAGACTTGTGTCTAAGTCAGCCTTCATTTCTTGAGCAGTGCTATAGCGATCTCGTGGGTCCTTAGCAGTGGCCTTTAAGACCACATTTTCTAATGCCTGGGGGACTTTTGGGTCTTTTAATTTAATTGACGGAATCGGCTCTTGAGCATGCTTCAAGGCGATGGCAACAGCGGTGTCACCATTAAACGGCACCGTGCCAGTAATTAATTCATAAAGAATAATTCCCAGCGAATACAAATCAGATTGCTTGGTAACCAGTCCGCCGCGTGTTTGTTCTGGAGACATGTAATGAACTGAACCAATTGCAGAATTAGTCTGAGTCACGGAATTTTGGTTCAAAGCCACCGCGATGCCAAAGTCGGCAATCTTAATATTGCCGCGTTTATCCATCAGAATATTTTGCGGCTTTAAATCCCGGTGAATCACATTATGCTTGTGTGCCAACGCCATGGCACTCAATATTTGGTCCATAATCCGAATCACATCGCGCAAGTCTAGTGGCGAATTCTGCCGGATATACTCTTTTAAATCCGGTCCCGAAACGTACTCCATCACCATGTAAGGCAGGCCGTAATCTGTTCCAACATCCAGCACCATGACAATGTTGGGATGGCTTAATTCACTAGTAGCTAACGCCTCACGTTGAAATCGGGCCAAAGTCTGCGGTTCACGCTGCAAGTCCATTCGCAAAATTTTAACGGCAACTTTTCGCTGCAAAATGATGTCTTCGGCTAAATAAACGTTAGCCATCCCGCCTTCACCCAGCGTGTCAATGATCCGATAGCGATCACCTAATAAATACCCTTTATCAATCACTGCTGATCACCGTCCTCGTTAACTACAAGGCAAACGGTAATATTATCGCCACCGCCTAAGCGGTTAGCTTCGTTGATTAATTTGCGGCAGCGTTCCTTTAAAGACAATTCTTTAGTTGCCAAAATTTGTTGAATCTGGGGGTCACTTAACGAATTGGTCAACCCATCTGTACATAGCAAAATCACGTCATTATCATGCAAAGTTATCTGGCGAAATTCTGGATCAATTGTGCTAGAAACGCCAAGTGCTTGCGTAATAATATTTTTTTGCGGGTGGTGCTTGGCTTGCTGTTTAGTAATTTGGCCAATTTTAACAAGTTCATTAACCAGCGAATGATCTTCGACTAACTGGATAAACTTGCCCGCGGTATAACTGTATGCTCGCGAGTCGCCTAAGTGAGCAATTAAAGCTTCTTGTGCAAAAACAACGGCCAAGACAATCGTCGTGCCCATCCCATTCAAATCGGGAAAAC
The sequence above is a segment of the Lactobacillus sp. ESL0677 genome. Coding sequences within it:
- the rpe gene encoding ribulose-phosphate 3-epimerase, translated to MLIAPSILNANNLNLKSDIAAAVVAGISRVHIDIMDGHFVPNLSFGPQLVSDFKQAFPDITAEIHLMSDKPDIFVPAFVSAGADLIELHYEAMSAAELDKWLTYLNQHHVKAGLVLSPDTPVTVLPKFAAKLDQVLLMTVYPGFGGQKFIPKMIDKINRAKELLQGKLPIEVDGGIDAETAQIAKSAGASIFVAGSYLFGNGRIAEQIAELTEILR
- the rsgA gene encoding ribosome small subunit-dependent GTPase A, producing MTKQVEGIVIGLIAGFYDVRTQFGVVRTRARGVFRKNKEKPTVGDHVQIQIDEQGTSYLVAIMPRKNLIGRPALANVSHVLLVMSAVEPDFSLQLLDRFLTFFAWQKVAVSIYLSKSDIVDAGKLQKIKRELDYYAAVGYPIYDDWTELAAKLPKAIMQDQIWTLAGQSGAGKSTLINHLKKDLQQETAAISTSLNRGKHTTRTVQLFSLGEGFLADTPGFSAIDFTPIKLNELCNYFVEFKKASVNCKFRGCQHLKEPGCAVKKLVDEGKIRQSRYDDYLLMRNEIANGRIPEYLK
- the pknB gene encoding Stk1 family PASTA domain-containing Ser/Thr kinase — translated: MIDKGYLLGDRYRIIDTLGEGGMANVYLAEDIILQRKVAVKILRMDLQREPQTLARFQREALATSELSHPNIVMVLDVGTDYGLPYMVMEYVSGPDLKEYIRQNSPLDLRDVIRIMDQILSAMALAHKHNVIHRDLKPQNILMDKRGNIKIADFGIAVALNQNSVTQTNSAIGSVHYMSPEQTRGGLVTKQSDLYSLGIILYELITGTVPFNGDTAVAIALKHAQEPIPSIKLKDPKVPQALENVVLKATAKDPRDRYSTAQEMKADLDTSLDGSRADEPVFIPNHGLNNDETIVLPNFKLSRKTEVTQEKDQAKEVEQQPVKKSGLLASLRQNKWWWLFIAIAAAAIVGLMFLVLSSHADVRIPDVTNLTEKSARAQLEKVGLKVGHIKHKSSDSIDQGRVIETLPPAGSQSKKGRPIDLYISDGAGMVRVPDVTGEDYDAAVAKLQKLGFDVIKDTQYSPNVPPDHVISQSIAADVEVKPNQTTVTLVVSKGRDDGLQRNAIKLANLKNYTLKEAQEYAHQRGLTLQVTSTYSDKVKKGKIISMSPAAGTQVPRSSTLTVSLSEGPKEKEDSSAIKTFTVNYDSENTSGGHGNHVQIYVSDDNHSLSNIYRDLYIKRDTNFSIPFSLKNGAGSLRVVRDGQTILNEKVK
- a CDS encoding Stp1/IreP family PP2C-type Ser/Thr phosphatase, with the protein product MIKTAYASSIGRIRKSNQDFVRVFQNKSGATMAIVCDGMGGHQGGDVASTMAVSHLGHSFGVTDFTDCDSARKWLDVQLNSENETILKTADRFPDLNGMGTTIVLAVVFAQEALIAHLGDSRAYSYTAGKFIQLVEDHSLVNELVKIGQITKQQAKHHPQKNIITQALGVSSTIDPEFRQITLHDNDVILLCTDGLTNSLSDPQIQQILATKELSLKERCRKLINEANRLGGGDNITVCLVVNEDGDQQ